The proteins below are encoded in one region of Hordeum vulgare subsp. vulgare chromosome 3H, MorexV3_pseudomolecules_assembly, whole genome shotgun sequence:
- the LOC123440596 gene encoding tyrosine decarboxylase 1-like: protein MGEAPLDALMSLDPETFARESRAVISFLAGYYRDVEKFPVQPEAMPGGLGALLHDTPPENGEQMDVILEEVWRHIVPALTHWQSPKFFGYFQANASTAGFAGEMLCTGLNIVPFTRAASPAATELESIVMDWMGKLVGLPDRFLFSDGGGGVLHGSTCEAVVCTLAAARDRALSRLGHEGITRLVVYASDQSHSTFQKGARLVGVPRSNFRVISTTAASGYGLTADSVREAVEADVASELVPLYLCATVGTTGLGAVDPVRDLGELARNHGMWLHVDAAYAGSALICPEFQHHIDGAELADSVSMNPHKWFLTNMDCCCLWVASPAALTSALSTDPEYLNNVTEESAAGAGVVDYKDWQIALSRPFRAMKLWVVLRRYGGAGMRAYVRRHVEMARWFEQALEADGRFEVVAPTRFSLVTFRLRPRRDGDDDAVDGLNRRLLVAVNASGRAFMTHFVVDGKFVIRMAVGGAMTEMRHVQDTWELVRDKAEEVGAVLK, encoded by the coding sequence ATGGGTGAAGCACCATTGGACGCGCTAATGTCACTGGACCCCGAGACCTTCGCCAGGGAGTCGCGCGCAGTGATTAGCTTCCTCGCCGGCTACTATCGCGACGTGGAGAAGTTTCCGGTCCAGCCCGAGGCCATGCCAGGTGGCCTCGGTGCACTTTTACACGACACGCCGCCCGAAAATGGCGAGCAGATGGACGTGATATTGGAGGAGGTATGGCGACACATCGTCCCGGCACTGACGCATTGGCAGAGCCCCAAGTTCTTCGGATACTTTCAGGCAAACGCGAGTACAGCCGGGTTCGCCGGCGAGATGCTCTGCACCGGGCTCAACATTGTACCATTCACGCGGGCTGCCTCACCGGCCGCAACCGAACTCGAAAGCATCGTGATGGACTGGATGGGCAAGCTGGTGGGCCTACCCGACCGCTTCCTCTtctccgacggcggcggcggcgtgctgCACGGAAGCACCTGCGAGGCCGTGGTATGCACGCTCGCGGCCGCGCGTGATCGCGCGCTGAGCAGGCTCGGCCACGAAGGCATCACGAGGCTGGTGGTCTACGCCTCAGACCAGAGCCACTCCACCTTCCAGAAGGGCGCGAGGTTGGTAGGGGTCCCTCGATCCAACTTCCGCGTCATCTCGACGACGGCGGCGTCGGGCTACGGCCTCACCGCGGACAGTGTCCGCGAAGCGGTGGAGGCCGACGTGGCCAGTGAGCTCGTCCCGCTATACCTGTGCGCCACGGTCGGCACGACCGGGCTCGGCGCGGTCGACCCGGTGCGCGATCTCGGCGAACTGGCGCGAAACCACGGCATGTGGCTGCACGTCGACGCCGCGTACGCCGGCAGCGCCCTAATCTGCCCCGAGTTCCAGCATCACATCGACGGCGCCGAGCTCGCGGACTCGGTGAGCATGAACCCGCACAAGTGGTTCCTCACCAACATGGACTGCTGCTGCCTGTGGGTGGCGAGCCCGGCCGCGCTCACCTCCGCACTGTCCACCGATCCAGAGTACCTCAACAACGTCACAGAAGAAAGTGCAGCAGGCGCAGGCGTGGTCGACTACAAGGACTGGCAGATCGCGTTGTCGCGGCCCTTCCGCGCCATGAAGCTGTGGGTGGTCCTGCGCCGGTACGGCGGCGCGGGCATGCGGGCGTACGTACGGCGGCACGTCGAGATGGCCAGGTGGTTCGAGCAGGCGCTGGAGGCCGACGGCCGGTTCGAGGTGGTAGCTCCGACGAGGTTCTCCCTCGTGACCTTCCGCCTCCGTCCAAGGCGCGATGGCGACGATGATGCCGTTGATGGCTTGAACCGTAGGCTCCTCGTGGCGGTGAACGCGAGCGGGCGGGCGTTCATGACGCACTTCGTGGTGGACGGCAAGTTTGTTATCCGCATGGCCGTGGGGGGAGCCATGACCGAGATGCGGCACGTCCAAGACACGTGGGAGCTTGTCCGGGACAAGGCCGAGGAAGTCGGCGCTGTTCTGAAATAA